Within Sorangiineae bacterium MSr11367, the genomic segment CCGCCTCGAGGGCGGCCGGGAGGCCATCGAAGGCGCCGGCCTCTCGGTGCGCAGCATCTTCACGCGCACCGATTTCCCCGCCTAATTCGGCAACGTCCCAATCGTCGCCGGCGGATCCGACGTGATCGCCGGCGTGCCGCCGCATGACGCGGCCACGTTGATGACGACGCGCCCAATGGAGCCGCCACCACCGCCGTCGCCCCCGGCGTATCCACTCCCCGTCACGGTACCGGGACCACCCGCTTGCGGCGCGCGCGCGCCGGTCCCGCCTGCGCCGGCCGGTCCGCAACCATCGAAGGTGCCGCCCGGGCCGACGACGCAACCGCCGAGACCGCCGTTGCCACCGATGGCGGAGAGCCGGCCGCTGCCAGTCACCTCGGCGGCTTCGACGACGACGGTGCCCCCACTGCCGCCGCCACCACCGCCCGACGCCCCAGCACCGCTCTTACTCCCGCCGGACCAGCCGTCCCCACCGCTCGCGGCGATGCTACCTGCCAGGTGCAAGGTGCCGCACGACGCGATCTGCACGGCGCCCCCGCCCCGGCCTCCTTCGCCGCCGCGGTCGAACCCATCGTGCCCCTCCCCTCCACCCGATCCACCCACGAGCTGTGCACCGCTCGTCGGACCATAGGCAGCTCCGGGCGCACCACCGCGGCCGCCGGGCGCGCCCTCGGTGACGTGCCCTGCTCCGGACCCCGTCAAGTATCCGCCGCCACCACTCCCATCGGGCGCACCCGCTCCGTTGCGCTCTCCATCGCCTTGCGCATGGATCGCGCCCGCGCCCTCCACGGTGAACGAAGTCGTCGCGACGATGGCCACCGCCCGCGTCGAAGGCGGCGGTGAACTGAAGGGATCTGGCCGGGAAGCCCCTTGCAGAGCCAGGAAGCCGGCCACCGTCACCTTCGAAAATTTGTACACGCAAATATCGTGCAGCCCGTCCCCCTGCGACACGATGGCGTCGCACGGCACCTCGTCGCCAAGCATGGCCGACGTGCCCGCGGCCACGTTGAAATCCTTCGTGCCCGGTGTGCTGCAGATGTCCGCCGGCAAATTCGAGAACTTCGTCGCCGCTGCCGTCGTTGCGTGTTCGACCGAACCGCGCGATTCGTCCAGCGGTGTCGTGTTCTGCGTTGGTGCGCCACCATCGGCCGAACACCCCACGAGCGCGTGAAATCCCAGCAAGCAGACGATCTGAAGCTTCATCCCTTCACCTCCAGAAGAGTATTGGGAGAGGCTCGACGGATCCGTCAGCCGATCAGGTCAGAATCCCTTTTTGTGCCGCCACCGGCGGGGGCTGTTCCTCGCCAATCAGGCGGCGCAAATTGCGCTCGATGTTCGTCGAGATGGCGTGCAGCGACAGATCGTTGATGTCGAGCCCGAAGGGTTGCTCGATCTCTTGGCCGATGGCATCGAGCCCGAAGAACGCGTACGAGATGCCCAGCACCACCACGGGCGTGGCCCACCCGATGGTCTCGTCGAGACCGAAGGGCAGCAAGGTGCAGTAGCCCGCGACGATGCGGTGCATGAGCACCGTGTACGAGTACGGGATGGGCGTCGACTTGATGCGCTCGCACGCGCCCTGGATGTCCGTGAGCGAGACCAGCGACTGCTCGAAGATGGTCACGTGGTACGGGTGCACCCAGTTTCGACGGCGGGCAAGGGCCATCATTTCGCCCATGCGCTGCAAGATCGCGAGCGGCACGTTGTCCTCGTCGGACACGCGCTCGTACTCGCCTGGCGGGAGGGTCTCTTGCAGCATTTCCCCCGGATCGGAGTCGCGCAGATGATGCCGGAGCGCGTGCACGTACCCGATGAGCATGTGCACCAAGCGGCGCACGAACGCGTCGATCTCCTCTGCATCCCCCGGCTCCTGCGGCTCGAGCAAGGTGAGCGCCTGCCGCGTGAAGCTGCGCGACGTGTTCACCAACGCGCCCCAGAGCTTACGGCCTTCCCAGAAGCGGTCGTACGCCGCACTGTTGCGAAACCCGAGGAAGATGCTGAGCGCCAACCCGATCAGCGTGAACGGGACGGGCGTGATCGGATAATGCAGGACGTCGACCTCGCGGTGCAGAATCGTCACCACCACGCTGATCAGCGCCACCGCGAGAACGCGCCGCCAAATGCGAGGCAGTGCGAATCCACCGAAAAGAACGGTACCGACCCAGGAGCTCTTGCGTTCGACCCACATGCGCGAGGGCCAGGCTAGCCAGCCTAGGAGCAACAGTCGATTGGAGGTCTCAAGTTTTGACCCGACGTGATGCTGGAACCGCGGCAGCGAGACGAACCGGTCGCAGACTGAGGAATCGATGGCAGATGAGGCCTACGAAGGCCCCCGGCCTTCGTGAAACCGGCGAGCCCGGCGCGATGTGTGGTCCAGAAAATCCGGATCGCCATCGGTTTGGCGATCCCGGGCATGAAACAGGCTCATGGCGCCGGCCTCGCCGGGGTTGTCTCGCTGCCGCGGTTTAACTGCAAGGCACTTGCGTGTCTGCGGCGATCCATCAACGAGGCGCCTAATACCGCGGGAGCAACACGGTAAACGTGGTTCCCGTGTCGCGATCGCTGGTAACCTCGATGGAGCCGCCGTGGGCGCGCACGATTTCCTGCGCAATGTAGAGCCCAAGACCGAGCCCCCGCGGCGCTCGCTCCGCCGCACGCGCCCGACCGCCACGTCGGTATGGGCTGAAGATCATGCCGCGGTCGCTCTCCGGAATCGGCGGCCCGTAGTTGGTGATGGCCACTTCGACGTGCGCGCCCTCTTCGACCATGACCACGAAAATGGGCTCGTCACTCTTGCCGTACGTGACGGCGTTTCCGAGCAAATTTTGAAACACTTGTGTGATCCGATCGGGATCCCAATGGCCGCGACCCTCGCCATCGACGGCCAGCTGGATCTTCCGCCTCGGGTTGACCGTTGCGATCTCGTCGACGAGGTGCCGCATCAACTCGTGCAAATCGAGCGGCTTGCGCGCAATGGGGATACCGCCGCCCTGTCGCCCGCGGGCGAAGTCGAGCAGATCGCGGATCATGCGGTCCATGCGATCGGACGAGCGCGCGATGCGGCGCACCAACTCGCCCGTGTCGCGCTGCAACCCCTGCTTCGAGAGCGTCTCGGACGCGAAGCTGACGACGGACAGCGGCTGGCGCAGATCGTGGCCCAGCATCCCCACGAACCGCTCGCGGAAGTCGGCTTCGCGACGCCGCTCGGTGATGTCGAGCACCGTGCCGATGAATCGCTCCGCGCGACCGTGCTCGTCGAAGAACACCTTGCCCTGGCAGGAGACCCACTTTTCTTCGCCGCCGTTCAAACCGATGGCGCGGTACTCGATGTGGTACGTGCCACCGCTGCGTGGATCCATCGTGTGCTGGACGATGGCGTCGACCCGCGTGCGATCCTCGGGGTGGATGCCGTTGACGAAGGCCTCGTAGGAGGCCTCGCGGTGGCGCGGCAGCCCCCAAAGCTCTTTGCAGCGCGCGTCCCAGGTAAGCTCGCCCGTTTGCGGACGGAACTCCCACGTGCCGACTTGCGCGGCCTCCAGCGCGAGCCGCATGCGATCTTCGTCTTCATCCCGAAGCGCCCGCTGCATGCTCGCGACGCGGTGGATCTCCGTCGTGATCTCGGCAACGGCCTGATCGATCTCGTGGTGAACGAATTCGATCGTGTGCGACGACAACTTGATCCCCGCGCGCGCGACCACCCGCAGCATCGTGCTGCGGAGAAGCGAGAGCTCGCGGACGGCTTCGGCGAGGGTGCACCCTTCGATGAACCGGGCGCTGGGAATGAGCACCTCGCCCGAGACTTCCTCCCCCGCGAAGATGATGCGATCGATGAGGTTCGGAACGAAGCGCGCGAGCGCAGGCTCGGTGCGGATGAAACCGAGCTCGTGGGCAGCGGTGCGAACGCGTCGTTTCCACTCGTCGACGATTTCGCCTTTGACGTGCTGAAGAAGCCTGCCCTCTCCCCGCCCGTCTCCGTAAGGAAACGGGAGCTGCCGGGGCCCCGGTGGAGTCATCCATTGCAACCTGGCTCCGGGGGACCCCAACCGGAAGCCTTAAAAATTCATTTTCAAGCGAGCAGAAGCTCGAGCAGCGCCTTCGACGTGTGCAGGCGATTCTCCGCCTCGTCGAAGATGGCCGACTGCGGGCTCTCGATGACCTCGCCCGTGATCTCCTCGCCGCGGTGTGCGGGCAAACAATGGAGCACGATGGCGGACGGAGCCGCTTTGCCGAGCAGCGCCGAGTCCAATTGGTAGCTGCCGAGCACACGAAGCCGAATCGCGCTCTCCGCCTCTTGGCCCATGCTCGTCCACACGTCGGTCGACACCACGTCGGCGCCCTGCGCCGCTTCGCGCGGATCGGTCAGCACGTGAACGCGTGCGCCCGCGCCCACCGTCGTGAGGAACGACGCCGGCGGGGCGTACTCCTTGGGTGCACCGATGCGCAGCTCGAAGCCGAAAATGCGCGCAGCCTCGATCCACGAGAGCGCCATGTTCGACGCGCCGTCGCCGACCCACGCCACCTTGCGGCCTTCGAGCGAGCCATGGCGCTCGATCACCGTGAACAGGTCGGCCAGAAGCTGCACGGGGTGGCCGCCCTCGGAGAGGCCATTGATCACCGGCACGCTCGAGGCGCGCGCCAAGGTGCGAAGGCGGTCGTCGCCGGAGGTGCGGAACACGATGGCGTCGGCGTAGCGCGCAATGACGCGCGACGTATCGTCGATCGGCTCGCCGCGGACGATTTGGCTCTCGCCCGGCGTCAAGGTGATCGCGTGCCCGCCGAGCTGGTGGATCGCGGCCTCGAACGAGAGGCGCGTGCGCGTGGAGTTCTTCTCGAGCAGAACGGCCAAGGTCCGCCCGGCCAAGGTCTGGTGCGTCTTGCGCGCACGTCGATCGGCCTTGAGCACCGCGGCGCGCGCGAAGAGCTGATCGAGCTCCTGGCGGGTCAGATCGCCAAGCTGGAGGAAATCACGCTTCGTCGTCATAGGGGAGCCTCTCGCAATTGGGCAAATAGGGTC encodes:
- a CDS encoding bestrophin, producing MWVERKSSWVGTVLFGGFALPRIWRRVLAVALISVVVTILHREVDVLHYPITPVPFTLIGLALSIFLGFRNSAAYDRFWEGRKLWGALVNTSRSFTRQALTLLEPQEPGDAEEIDAFVRRLVHMLIGYVHALRHHLRDSDPGEMLQETLPPGEYERVSDEDNVPLAILQRMGEMMALARRRNWVHPYHVTIFEQSLVSLTDIQGACERIKSTPIPYSYTVLMHRIVAGYCTLLPFGLDETIGWATPVVVLGISYAFFGLDAIGQEIEQPFGLDINDLSLHAISTNIERNLRRLIGEEQPPPVAAQKGILT
- a CDS encoding ATP-binding protein, whose amino-acid sequence is MTPPGPRQLPFPYGDGRGEGRLLQHVKGEIVDEWKRRVRTAAHELGFIRTEPALARFVPNLIDRIIFAGEEVSGEVLIPSARFIEGCTLAEAVRELSLLRSTMLRVVARAGIKLSSHTIEFVHHEIDQAVAEITTEIHRVASMQRALRDEDEDRMRLALEAAQVGTWEFRPQTGELTWDARCKELWGLPRHREASYEAFVNGIHPEDRTRVDAIVQHTMDPRSGGTYHIEYRAIGLNGGEEKWVSCQGKVFFDEHGRAERFIGTVLDITERRREADFRERFVGMLGHDLRQPLSVVSFASETLSKQGLQRDTGELVRRIARSSDRMDRMIRDLLDFARGRQGGGIPIARKPLDLHELMRHLVDEIATVNPRRKIQLAVDGEGRGHWDPDRITQVFQNLLGNAVTYGKSDEPIFVVMVEEGAHVEVAITNYGPPIPESDRGMIFSPYRRGGRARAAERAPRGLGLGLYIAQEIVRAHGGSIEVTSDRDTGTTFTVLLPRY
- the argF gene encoding ornithine carbamoyltransferase — protein: MTTKRDFLQLGDLTRQELDQLFARAAVLKADRRARKTHQTLAGRTLAVLLEKNSTRTRLSFEAAIHQLGGHAITLTPGESQIVRGEPIDDTSRVIARYADAIVFRTSGDDRLRTLARASSVPVINGLSEGGHPVQLLADLFTVIERHGSLEGRKVAWVGDGASNMALSWIEAARIFGFELRIGAPKEYAPPASFLTTVGAGARVHVLTDPREAAQGADVVSTDVWTSMGQEAESAIRLRVLGSYQLDSALLGKAAPSAIVLHCLPAHRGEEITGEVIESPQSAIFDEAENRLHTSKALLELLLA